One window of the Phycodurus eques isolate BA_2022a chromosome 7, UOR_Pequ_1.1, whole genome shotgun sequence genome contains the following:
- the hic1 gene encoding hypermethylated in cancer 1 protein, translating to MIIEADSDGMAADIGHAGGGLKTILDAMEVPSHARDLLLQLNSQRTKGFLCDVIIVVQNALFRAHKNILAASSLYLKSLVVHDNLINLDHEMVSPGVFRVILDYIYTGRLTDGDPASPTEPNLGAVLAAASYLQLLDLVALCKKKLKRNGKYPPRTAPAFLPYAKMGGMGLGNGGRYRVSTPVIQSCPPGGIMNSHTSRPPPLEELVPHRLAIHAGELYAPTSTQGPQAFPSMQSVLPAQLSLRSALPERNCSPNYGLDLSKKSPNSQSQHTPSQSHVVSTHNDEERDGTLSGRTSPTQGANGRAFPSEKMETTDQTSALTPPPFPHNQPLGPHLPHLHRSGSQSTDRYPCPPSPDTLTEIGEAGREVGNIYRWVKHEPLPYTAEDEDEDEDEEEGGENGERRHKEESEGPDDKSGSGTEETGSSEGRPSPSGPMGRFHVPYEPESFGDNLYVCIPCDKGFPSSEQLNAHVETHTEEELYGNSGGEIGNSNNGKNISSSTNGYGGLSGSGTLNILSHLETKSSHALASGAIGEMIRPYRCSSCDKSYKDPATLRQHEKTHWLTRPYPCSICGKKFTQRGTMTRHMRSHLGLKPFACDSCGMRFTRQYRLTEHMRIHSGEKPYECQVCGGKFAQQRNLISHMKMHSSGGTAGGLTAESKLKLDFAEGIYPLSKYTAEHLGLKQEKANELLLQAQQQLVADAKAMESLYPLSKLASEHLGALGHDKMDVLCQALTPPQQGLSEARTIDRYSPS from the exons ATGATCATTGAGGCAGACTCGGATGGGATGGCAGCAGACATCGGGCATGCAG GTGGCGGACTGAAGACGATCCTTGATGCCATGGAAGTACCAAGTCACGCGAGGGATCTCCTCCTGCAGCTTAACAGCCAACGCACCAAAGGATTCCTGTGCGATGTCATCATTGTGGTGCAAAACGCTCTCTTCCgggcacacaaaaacattctggCGGCCAGCAGCCTCTACTTGAAGTCCTTGGTGGTCCACGACAATCTCATCAACCTTGACCACGAGATGGTGAGTCCTGGGGTCTTCCGGGTCATTCTGGACTACATCTATACAGGCCGTCTCACTGATGGGGACCCTGCCTCTCCCACCGAACCCAACCTGGGTGCTGTTTTGGCTGCGGCTAGCTACCTGCAGCTGCTCGACTTAGTAGCTCTGTGTAAAAAGAAACTCAAAAGAAATGGCAAGTACCCTCCTCGCACCGCTCCAGCCTTCCTGCCTTATGCAAAGATGGGTGGTATGGGGTTAGGCAACGGAGGCCGCTACAGGGTTTCCACTCCTGTCATCCAGTCGTGTCCTCCTGGGGGGATTATGAACAGCCACACATCCCGGCCTCCACCGCTTGAGGAGCTTGTTCCCCATCGGCTCGCCATTCATGCTGGCGAGCTGTACGCCCCCACCTCCACCCAAGGCCCTCAGGCCTTCCCATCCATGCAGTCTGTGCTGCCGGCTCAGCTTAGCTTGCGTTCAGCGCTTCCGGAGAGGAACTGCTCCCCGAACTATGGCCTGGATCTCTCCAAGAAGAGTCCTAACTCCCAGTCTCAGCACACCCCCTCCCAGTCCCATGTGGTCAGCACCCACAATGACGAGGAGCGAGACGGGACCCTGAGCGGACGCACAAGCCCCACACAGGGAGCCAACGGCAGGGCCTTTCCTTCTGAAAAAATGGAGACCACAGATCAGACAAGTGCTCTCACTCCACCACCCTTTCCCCACAACCAACCCCTTGGCCCCCACCTCCCCCACCTTCATCGCTCGGGCTCACAGAGCACTGACCGCTACCCGTGCCCGCCAAGCCCGGACACCCTCACCGAAATCGGTGAGGCCGGAAGAGAAGTGGGCAACATCTACCGCTGGGTAAAACATGAGCCGCTGCCGTACACGGCAGAGGAcgaggatgaagatgaggatgaggaagaaggGGGTGAAAATGGAGAACGGCGGCACAAGGAAGAGAGCGAGGGGCCAGACGACAAGAGTGGCTCCGGCACTGAGGAGACTGGCAGCAGTGAAGGCCGCCCATCCCCTTCCGGACCCATGGGGAGGTTCCACGTTCCGTACGAGCCGGAGAGTTTCGGTGACAATCTCTACGTGTGCATCCCCTGTGACAAGGGCTTCCCGAGCTCGGAGCAGCTCAACGCGCATGTGGAGACCCACACAGAGGAAGAGCTGTATGGCAACTCGGGGGGCGAAATAGGAAACAGTAACAACGGCAAGAACATCAGCAGCAGCACGAACGGTTACGGCGGGTTGAGCGGGAGTGGCACCCTGAACATCCTGTCCCACTTGGAGACAAAGTCCAGCCATGCTTTGGCTTCAGGGGCCATCGGGGAGATGATCCGTCCGTACCGCTGTTCCTCCTGCGACAAGTCCTATAAGGATCCAGCAACTCTGCGGCAGCATGAAAAGACCCACTGGCTTACCCGGCCGTACCCGTGCAGCATATGTGGCAAAAAGTTCACCCAGCGCGGCACTATGACGCGCCACATGCGCAGCCACCTGGGCCTCAAGCCCTTCGCCTGCGACTCCTGCGGCATGCGCTTCACTCGCCAATACCGTCTCACCGAGCACATGCGCATCCACTCTGGGGAGAAGCCGTACGAGTGCCAAGTGTGCGGTGGGAAGTTTGCCCAGCAGCGCAACCTGATCAGCCACATGAAGATGCACAGCAGCGGGGGCACGGCCGGCGGCCTGACCGCCGAAAGCAAGCTGAAGCTGGACTTTGCGGAGGGCATCTACCCCCTGAGCAAGTACACCGCCGAGCACCTGGGGCTCAAGCAGGAGAAGGCCAATGAGCTCCTTCTCCAGGCACAGCAGCAGCTGGTGGCCGACGCCAAGGCCATGGAGAGCCTCTACCCGCTCTCCAAACTGGCGTCGGAGCACCTCGGGGCTCTCGGCCACGACAAGATGGACGTCTTATGCCAAGCCCTCACCCCTCCCCAGCAGGGCCTCTCTGAGGCCCGCACCATTGACCGCTACTCGCCCAGCTAA